The region ggcggctccgacgTTTTATGTCCCGGTGACGTTATGACTAATCTCGCCTGCACACTTGCTGGGCACGGCTAGACAAAGCCCACACAGCCACCTAACCGTGTTCGcgtgcagtgacgtcacggtttCCGGCTCCCCCTACCCGATGGAGCGAGGAGGTTTTCTAGGGGGACGGAGTACTGGTGAGGTCACGTGATCCCTCGGCGTGCGCgtggttacggtggctagaaggggaaggtgagagcaacggcggcggcggagtgttgcaagcaatcatgacagcaccGGCGGCGCTGAAGTcgccagcaagatcgctccccgggcgcggaggcacggcggATGGTACCGCGGGTTTCGAAGTGGGcgtttttgttcgcaattagcAGTCGAATATTTGACATAACTCACGTTAAGCTTGTGCGTATCGTAcgttgttagtagaggagacaataaatgactagcagtTATCCTCTGATGAGAGCTTAAGTGTTAAAGATGCATTCGCTTttggcacgtcacggccggcgtAAAGATTTTTCgctggtctcggtcgcacgcATGCTACGTGCTttccgaatcgtcgggagtgaaaaaaaaaatgacttcagctaatgcgaagaatattatgctggtggtgtgggtaaagaaagctgcaccgaCTTCTAGGCTCGCAgcgaagagctccttaggtcatattactgcgacgcactgtaTCCTGATGGTCAAATTGATTATTACCAATATATTATGCTTTAGAAATTATTCCATATCGGaattaagtaaacaaacttattttagtcgccaGTGTGAAGAAATAGAATGGTGGTCACCATGAAGAATACTCCAGAGTACGgcagacagcacttgattatatgattcaatatacaggttgtcccaactatcgtgcaccaagatttaaaaatatacaaatgccgcgtagctggaccgaaccaaggtaatattggttgccgtcgcttggagatactgagattatgtttttttttttttgcattccgccttattgcATAATCAGTCGCGAGCTCCGCACTCGCGAGCTCCGTCAGCAGCCAAGGTATACAGTGGAGTGGTTgacgcgcgccaccactcggcatcatgaatcactgcaacacgcgccgcgctctcgaCGGTTGCGTTGCTCCCACCTGCCCCTTTTAGCCACCGTAACGTGGTGTCGGTGTGGCTAGGCGAAGCATGTGTGCGGTAGCTGGGAAGGGCGAAGCGATGGCATGCCTAGGCGAAGCGGGGGAGCAGCTATGCCAGGTGgctgctaggcgacgcgaagtggcGTCATGGCGTCATGGCGCGGTTATAGCAGCTGGCGCAGCAGCGAATGAGCGTTGCCGACGCTAGGCGAAGGGAGGCGCAGCTTCGCCAAACTTCACGTAACATATTTAttctaggcaacgcgcggtgacgtcatcgtcaggCAAAGTTTCTGGTCTATGCTACGCGGCGCAACGAAGAGATTAAAAGGCGAAGAGATTAAAATTGAAAAGAAGATGCCCACAATTTGTTTTCAAACTGAAGGCCAAAGTACCCGTTCTGAATTCAATGCTTAGTACCTATCGACTTAATACGGCCGGTTTACGCAAGAAATATTGAAACATCTACATATAATATAACCACTGTAAGCAAAAAAAATAATGATATCCCAAACGGTTTCCAATATGCGTATTCTGTGGTTTTCCCTTGTAATGCAATATATGTTTATTTATGCATATAACAAGCATTGAGAAGAGGCCTGAAAGGTCCGTGACGTCAGCCGCAGTTGGGGCGAGATTGCCAAGTTTATGTCGAAAAATGCCTCTTCTTTATTCGTTCATTTTAACTTTTTTATATATTTCCGGAAATTCATGGGTTAGCAAGATTGGGCTATAGCCCCGCGGTATGGATTTCCCTTTGCAATCCCAGAAGTGTTATCCAGCAACCTTAGCTCAGCCTTTTAACCAGTAATCTATACACGCGTAACATGACCTAACATTTATGCTATAGTGTTCTCGAAAACAACAGGTACATCCGGTTTCTTCGAATTTCATTTATCATGGCCTTTATTCAGGAAAACGTTCCGATGCTTTTTTTCGTAAACGCAGGTGCAAGCCATTTGCTATATTGGACATATTGCTAGCGTAGGAGGCCAGCCATCGCCAACATAATTTGCAAGCAAAACACATTGTGAATTCGGCACCAGGGACCGAATACAGAAACTATTTCACCAGATCTTTAGACGAGCATAGGACAAGGCGATGAAAGTGTCAGGTTGTCGGCATCACGGTAATGTCGCCACAACGCGGGTGGGAGCCCCACTGGCACCAGGTATTCTCATGGGAAGTACGATGCCCAGTGCCCCCGTGGCGGGCACCAAAGATAGATCGGCCATATTTTCGATGCTGTACACGCTAGCGACAGCGAGTATCAGGTGCACGCTGGTTTCCGGGTAATGATCCAGCGACGCCGAATCCACGCCGATTGCATACGGACTTCGCTCTGTCGTCAGAAACGTGGCTGCCTCAGCTCCGAGTGAAGGAAAGTGTCGGTCTCCGTTCTCATCCAGTCCCATGTAAGCCGTTCGATTGGGCCAGAACTGAAAGTTGTCCACAACGAAGTAAGAGCACAGTTTAATTGGTCACTTGAGTATTACAGGCTTTAATTTCTTTTATCGCGAATGTCTTAATTACGTGTCACTTTTCTGCGTGTTTCCGCCTTTCTACTCCTTAACTGTGATTTTGTTTTCTtagctttttctctctctcgttcatATTTCTCTACGCCTTATTTCGTGGACCTGTGCGCAGATGTAATGTCCCGGTTCCTTCCACAGCCCCACCTGACGCTGGCGCAGTACGTACAAACAAATTATAAATATCTATCCACATCATTATTCGAATCAAATAGACACAAGAATACAAGGTACTACAAAAGAACGCCAAAATAAAACGGGTAATGTGTAGACTCGGCACCATTTAAAACAATTTTGGTTTAAAATGGCGATTAGTAATCGCTAGTAGCACACAGCATAGCAAACATTATAAGTCATATAAAAAGAAGTAGAACTGCATAAGAAAGATAAGAGATGACACAGCAGTGCAGACTGTCCACAAAAAAAATGATTGGATGAGCACAATGTCTAATCGATCATACCGAGGAAAATGAAAAAGCACATAACCACCtactgcaaagaaaaaaagccaaGTAACACCTGCCTATAAATCTTGGAGCACGGAAATGTAGTACGGGTTACCAAGATTTCTAACTTGGAGCTTTTTCTTTCTTAAGACAGTAATCCagcgctacttttttttttttttttgacgaggcCACAGATAGACAGGACAGGATGGGCGCTGAGTGCAAGTGTGTTTGCTGAAGCAGACACACGTTACATTTATCAAGAATCAAGGCACCCGTCAGCGTGCGTCCTGCCATGTTTTTCTGCGTTCTCGTCAAAAAAAGTAGCGCTGGTTTACTTTTTTaagaaagcaagaaatgcatCACCAACTAGCCCCGCAATGTGTTTTGGTAAATTGGAGGTACTTTTTTGTTAGTACAGAATGCAAGCATACTGCATTGAAATCACCTTAGCATGTCGCCTTCACCTGATGTTATGCTCATCTCATCGAACGCCTTGACAACCTGATGTACAAAAACAGTGCAAGACGTTTTTCAGCGACGGCCCTACCTATACGCTTGAGAGTGGCACTAGCGCTCATCACTAGCACGTATCAACAAGCAAATTATATGGTGGAGCTTACAAAGCTAAATTATATGGCGGAAAATAGAATCATCGATAGTAAAACCTGATTATACCAACTCACATGTACAGTAAAACATG is a window of Dermacentor silvarum isolate Dsil-2018 chromosome 4, BIME_Dsil_1.4, whole genome shotgun sequence DNA encoding:
- the LOC125944755 gene encoding isatin hydrolase-like translates to MYVPIVKLDIRRQAEADPNYITAVSDIQDWERRYGKVPAGSFFLLQTGQSKFWPNRTAYMGLDENGDRHFPSLGAEAATFLTTERSPYAIGVDSASLDHYPETSVHLILAVASVYSIENMADLSLVPATGALGIVLPMRIPGASGAPTRVVATLP